The proteins below come from a single Tiliqua scincoides isolate rTilSci1 chromosome 16, rTilSci1.hap2, whole genome shotgun sequence genomic window:
- the PLPP7 gene encoding inactive phospholipid phosphatase 7, which translates to MFLGPTFEIPRALFLDILLVAGIQKMVKRKGPYDISPGLLDYLTMHIYAFPAGHASRAAMVSKFFLSHLVLAVPLRILLVLWAFLVGLSRVMVGRHHVTDVLSGFFFGYLQFRLVELLWMSSNTCQMLISIW; encoded by the exons ATGTTCTTAGGACCCACCTTTGAGATCCCAAGAG CCTTGTTCTTGGACATCCTTCTCGTCGCCGGCATACAGAAGATGGTGAAGCGAAAGGGGCCCTACGACATCAGCCCCGGTCTTTTGGACTACTTGACCATGCACATCTACGCTTTCCCAGCCGGTCACGCCAGCCGGGCCGCCATGGTCTCCAAGTTCTTCCTCAGCCACCTGGTCTTAGCCGTCCCGCTCCGAATCTTGCTTGTCCTCTGGGCCTTCTTGGTGGGGCTGTCTAGGGTTATGGTCGGGCGGCACCACGTCACCGATGTCCTGTCCGGCTTTTTCTTCGGCTACCTGCAGTTCCGGCTGGTGGAGCTTCTCTGGATGTCCTCCAACACTTGCCAGATGTTGATTTCCATATGGTGA